A window of Calditrichota bacterium genomic DNA:
CTACATCGGACGGGGTTATGCGGCGGCAGCGGCGACCGGGTCGCTGGTGCGGCATCAGCAGGAGCAATCCTCGATCGTCGAATCGGCGATCCTTGGAGCGGCCGTGCCGCACGACACCACCGTATTGCCGGAACTGGCGGCGTAAGGCAACGGGTAACTGTGACTTGCAGCGGCCCAAAGGGCGGACAAGAATGTCCGCCCTCCTGCAAGAGCGACTCAAACCTGCACCTGCTTGATAACATCATACATTTACATTAGCATTAGCATTTAGAATAACTTATGCCCATTGACGTCAAAGTTCCCTCTGTTGGCGAGTCGATTAGCGAGGGCATCCTCGCAGTCTGGAAAGTTGCCGACGGAGCGGTCGTCAAGGTGGACGACGCGCTCTATGAACTCGAAACCGACAAGGTCTCGATGACGGTTGTCGCCGAAGCTGCCGGCCGGATCAGCCGAAAGGTGCCGGAAGGCGCGACGGTGCAGATCGGAGCCACTGTGGCATCGATCGAAGCCGAAGCCGGAGTAGCAAGTTCGCCTCAAATCGTATCGAACGCGGTAAAGTCGGCTGCTGCTGAGGATGGCAAACCTCAGTCTCCACCGGTATCGCCGCCGGCGGGCATCGAGACCTTGAAAGCCAACCTGAAGGACCTGGCGCCGTCTGTGCGGCATATTGTTGCCGAAGCGGGCCTCGATGCCGCGACGATATCGGGCACCGGCAAGGGCGGCCGGATCACCAAGGAGGATGCCCTGAAGGCCTTGGAGTCCCCACCTTCGGCTGCTCCTCCTGATCCAATACCACCACCTTTGAGCCGTGAGCCTCAAGCCTTGAGCCTCGCCCACCGTCAGACCCGCCGTCCGATGTCGTCGCTTCGACAGCGCATCGCCGAGCGGATGGTTGCCTCACAGCAGACGACCGCGACGCTGACGACCTTCAATGAGGTCGATATGTCGGCGCTGCTAACTCTAAGGG
This region includes:
- the odhB gene encoding 2-oxoglutarate dehydrogenase complex dihydrolipoyllysine-residue succinyltransferase: MPIDVKVPSVGESISEGILAVWKVADGAVVKVDDALYELETDKVSMTVVAEAAGRISRKVPEGATVQIGATVASIEAEAGVASSPQIVSNAVKSAAAEDGKPQSPPVSPPAGIETLKANLKDLAPSVRHIVAEAGLDAATISGTGKGGRITKEDALKALESPPSAAPPDPIPPPLSREPQALSLAHRQTRRPMSSLRQRIAERMVASQQTTATLTTFNEVDMSALLTLRAQHQEAFLKRYDVKLGIMSFFVKASIEALRSVPEVNAQIDGDLIVENHYYDIGVAVSTDRGLVVPVIRDADQMSFGELEQAIALYAEKARSRTLTLDELQGGVFTISNGGVFGSMLSTPILNPPQAAILGLHGIKKRPVVINDDRIEVRPMMYLALSYDHRLIDGRESVTFLKRIVECVEAPERMLLGL